GAGGGGTGCGCCCGTCCAGGGACCAGGCGCACGCTGGGACCACGAGAGACGAGGGACGTGGTCGCCGTGGTGGTGCTGGGAGCTGTCGGGCTGGTGGTCGGGGTGGGCGCGGGGGTGCTCCTGCTGGTGGCGCTGGCGCTGTCGGTGCGCGCCGCCGAGGTCGGTCGGCGCACCGGGGAGGGGCTCCCGCTGGTGGGTGCTCGTCACGCGCAGTTCGGTGACGCGGCCGCGGTCCTCGCCGAGGGGTCTGAGCCGTCCACGGAGCCCGCGCTGCCCGTGGAGGCACCGTCGCTGCGGCTGGTCCGCCCGCCAGCCGACGGCCCGGACCGGCCGCAGCCGGCGCGCGCCGCCTGACCCGTCACGGCCGGGCTCCCGGGCTCAGGACGCCCGCAGCTCCTGCTGCGCCCGCACCGTGGTGACCGTGCCGAGCACGCAGCTGGCCGCGGGGGCCGCGTGCCGACCGCTGCGCGTGGAGAGGCCGGCGAGCCGCAGCACGTCGGACCAGCTCCGGGCTCCGGCCGCGGGCCGGCTGCGGTCGGCGCGGCGGCCGTGGACGGGGGCCGGCGCCCAGCCCGGGGCGAGGGTGGGGCGCTGGGCGGCCACCACGGCGGGGTGGACGGCGGCGGTGAAGACCATGTCGGTGTCGAGGAGGCTCATGCGGGGAACCGTGCTCCCCACCGCTTGCGGCCCGCTTGCAGGCGGCATGCTGCCCCGGTGAGCACCACCCCCCTGCCCGGGCGCCCGGGTCCGGCCGTCCGGGTCAGCCTCCCCGTGCCGGTGCTGTCGCAACCGGTGCGCCGGTTCCTGGCCACGGAGTCCGGCAGCGCCGTGCTGCTGCTCGCCGCCACCGCGGCGGCGCTCGTGTGGGCCAACCTCCCGGGCGGCTCCTACCAGGCCTTCTGGGAGACCAGCGCCGGCGTCACCGTGGGTGACGCCGGACTGGTCATGGACCTGGGCCACTGGGTCAACGACGCGCTCATGGCGGTGTTCTTCTGCACCGTCGGGCTGGAGATCTCCCGCGAGGTCACGGTCGGGCACCTGCGGAGCCCGCGCGCCGTCGTCGTCCCCGCTCTGGGGGCGGTGGGCGGTCTGGCCGTGCCGGCGCTGCTGTTCTTCGCCTTCACGGCCGGCACCCCGGCGGCGGTGGGCTGGGGCATCCCCATCTCCACCGACACCGCGTTCCTCGTGGGCATGCTGGCGCTGTTCGGGCCGCGCTGCCCGGACAGCCTCCGGCTGTTCCTGCTGACGCTGGCGATCGTCGACGACATCGGCGCCGTCACCGTCATGGCCGTCTTCTACAGCCACGGCGTCTCCGTGCCCGCACTGCTCGTCTCGGCGGCGCTGCTCGCGGTCCTCGTCGGGCTGAGGCTGGCCGGGGAGTGGCGGCTGACCCCGTACGTCGTCGTCGGCGTCGCCCTGTGGGGTGCGGTGCACGCCTCCGGCGTCCACGCCACCCTCGCGGGCGTGCTCGTGGGGCTGGTGGTGCCGGCCACGGCCGTGGAGCCGGAGCAGCGCGACCGGGTCCGCGCCTTCGGCCGGGCGCTCATCGAGCGCGCCGACCCGACCCGCGCCCGCCTGGCCACCTCCGCGGTGCGCGCCTCGGTGCCGCCCAACGACCGGCTGCAGGCGGCGCTGCACCCGGTGTCGGCGTTCCTCGTGGTGCCGCTGTTCGGCCTGGCCAACGCCGGGGTGGGCCTGTCGGGTGAGACGCTGCGCGCGGCGGTGGGATCGCCGCTCACGTGGGGCGTCGTCGTCGCCCTGGTGGTCGGCAAGACCGCCGGCATCGCGGTCGCTGCCGGGCTGGCGCTGAAGTTCCGCCTGGGAGACCTCCCCGGACGCGTGCGCTACGGCCACCTCGTGGGCGGCGCGATGATGGCCGGCATCGGCTTCACCCTGAGCCTGTTCATCACCGACCTCGCCTTCGACGACCCCGTCCTGCAGGACGAGGCGAAGATCGGCGTGCTCGCGGGGTCGCTGCTCGCCGCCGTCCTCGGAGCGGTGGTGCTGCGCGTGCTCGGCGAGCGGCTGCCGCTGTGCTCCCCGGACCTCGACGACGACGGCGGCCTGCCGCCCCTGCCGAGCGGTCCCTGGACGGACCCCACCCGCACCTAGGCAGACGAAGGGCCCCGGACGAAGACGGTCCCCGCCGGGTGGAAGCCGACGGGGACCTGGTCCTGCGACCTGGCGAGAGGTGGCAGGACGTGAGCCCCATCCTGCCACCTCGCTCAGCGGCCCGCGCGGGGCGGGTCCGCCTCCCCCAGCACCGCGGTGGACAAGGCCGGCCACGCGGTCGTCGCCCACTCCCCGAACGGCTCGGACGACGCCGTGACGAGAGCGAGCGAACGGGCTCGGTCCACCCACAGGGCGGTGCCGCTCTGGCCGAAGTGCCCGAACGTCGCCGGGTCGTTGTCGGGGCTCGTCCAGTGGGGGTCCTTGTCGACGCGGACCTCCGCGCCCAGGCCCCAGTCGTTGTGGACCTGCTTGCCGAACCCGGGCAGGACGCCCACGAGACCGGGGCGGCTGGGCGTGCGCAGCGCGTCGACCACCTCCTCGGGCAGCACCCGGGGGCTCAGCAGCTCAGCGGCGAGCAGCGCGAGGTCGGCGGTGGGCGCGAGGAGGCCGTGCGCCGCGGAACCGTGCAGGCGCGAGCGCGACATGCCCAGCGGCTGCGCGACGAGCTCGCGCAGCAGCTCCGCGAACGGCGCCCCGGTGAGCCGCTCCACGTGCGCGGCGGCCACCTCGATGCCGGTGTTGCTGTAGATCCGCCGCTGCCCCGGCTGCGCGCGCAGGCGCCACGTGCCGGGGCCTCCCGCCTCGAAGTCGAGGCCGGAGGTGTGATCGAGCAGGTGCGACAGGGTCGCGCCGGGCGGGGCGACCTCGCCGGGGAGCTCCTCGTCGAGGTCGGCTTCGCCGTCGTGGGTCAGCACCAGCACGGTCAGCGCGGACAGCAGCTTGGTCACCGACGCCCAGCGGCGCTCGGCGTCGAGGTCACCGGCCGAGGCCACGGGGGCGGCGCCACCGGCGAGCGGGCCGCTGTCGAGGAGACCGACGACGACGACGGACGCGGACGGGTCGGGCCACTGCGCCACGTGCTGCTCGAGCAGGCTCTTCACGGGTCCAGCCTGCCAGCCAGCGCCTGCACCAGCGCCGCGGCGACCTCCTCCACGGTCACGCGCTCACCCGGGACGTGGTCGGCCACCGCGCCGACGGTCGCCGGGTCGAGGTCGAGCCCGAGGGCGGCGTACACGTCGGTCGTGACCGCCCGCAGCGGCGCCGCGTCGTCCACGACGAGCAGCGTCGAGACGAGGTAGGCGTGCCGCGTCTGGCGCTGCGCGGTGCCCGCGACCTTCGTCGCCCCGGCGGCGCCGACGACGTGCACCGAGTGCTTGCCGGGGCAGTACTCGCGGGGCAGCTCGCCCATCCGGGCGTCCAGGCCGAGGCCCTCGAGCACCTCGACGAGCGCGTCGGCGACCAGCTCGAAGCGCTCGGTCATGCCGCGGCGGGGGTCGTCGCTGCGGCCGACGACGTCGACGACGAGCGTCTGCTGGTGGTACGGCGCCATCCTGCCGCCGACGGGCCGCACCACCGGCGCGAACCCGTGCTCGCGGGCCACCCCCTGAGCGGCGGCGAAGCCGGACAGGAGCGCGTCGCGGCGGCTGAACGCCGCCGTCGGCTCTGGGCGCAGCAGCCGGACGAGCTGGGGGCTGCGCCCCTCGCCGACGTCTGCGAGCAGAGCGAGGCGGCGCGCGGCGTCGTCGTCGGGGGGCAGCGGGGCGAGCGCGAGGCGGTCCTCCAGCTCGAACGCGGCGGTGGTCACCAC
This genomic window from Quadrisphaera setariae contains:
- the nhaA gene encoding Na+/H+ antiporter NhaA, with translation MSTTPLPGRPGPAVRVSLPVPVLSQPVRRFLATESGSAVLLLAATAAALVWANLPGGSYQAFWETSAGVTVGDAGLVMDLGHWVNDALMAVFFCTVGLEISREVTVGHLRSPRAVVVPALGAVGGLAVPALLFFAFTAGTPAAVGWGIPISTDTAFLVGMLALFGPRCPDSLRLFLLTLAIVDDIGAVTVMAVFYSHGVSVPALLVSAALLAVLVGLRLAGEWRLTPYVVVGVALWGAVHASGVHATLAGVLVGLVVPATAVEPEQRDRVRAFGRALIERADPTRARLATSAVRASVPPNDRLQAALHPVSAFLVVPLFGLANAGVGLSGETLRAAVGSPLTWGVVVALVVGKTAGIAVAAGLALKFRLGDLPGRVRYGHLVGGAMMAGIGFTLSLFITDLAFDDPVLQDEAKIGVLAGSLLAAVLGAVVLRVLGERLPLCSPDLDDDGGLPPLPSGPWTDPTRT
- a CDS encoding serine hydrolase domain-containing protein, yielding MKSLLEQHVAQWPDPSASVVVVGLLDSGPLAGGAAPVASAGDLDAERRWASVTKLLSALTVLVLTHDGEADLDEELPGEVAPPGATLSHLLDHTSGLDFEAGGPGTWRLRAQPGQRRIYSNTGIEVAAAHVERLTGAPFAELLRELVAQPLGMSRSRLHGSAAHGLLAPTADLALLAAELLSPRVLPEEVVDALRTPSRPGLVGVLPGFGKQVHNDWGLGAEVRVDKDPHWTSPDNDPATFGHFGQSGTALWVDRARSLALVTASSEPFGEWATTAWPALSTAVLGEADPPRAGR
- a CDS encoding lipoate--protein ligase family protein, whose product is MTTAAFELEDRLALAPLPPDDDAARRLALLADVGEGRSPQLVRLLRPEPTAAFSRRDALLSGFAAAQGVAREHGFAPVVRPVGGRMAPYHQQTLVVDVVGRSDDPRRGMTERFELVADALVEVLEGLGLDARMGELPREYCPGKHSVHVVGAAGATKVAGTAQRQTRHAYLVSTLLVVDDAAPLRAVTTDVYAALGLDLDPATVGAVADHVPGERVTVEEVAAALVQALAGRLDP